In Lewinellaceae bacterium, a single window of DNA contains:
- a CDS encoding SprB repeat-containing protein: MKCALTVFNFLFSLLTALAADNGPSLPSAPVAPLSLDTIALDTTICVGDSVQLHLPLSGATGIQWQPAAFLSCNDCPDPVTEPLFGDQFFTVTGLDGQGAPFSYEYNVYLRNYLDFGLLPFSNSPVCEGDTLVFEPNVLGAQSYAWTGPNQAVFSTNPFPIIPDVSQADAGSYSLDLIDDLGCEAGATFDVQVFPSFTVNINATPASCNGLCNGSVSLAISGGTPPYLVSWDEGLNWSADTELAGLCTGTYAVWVMDENCLQKLEATIEEANPLGASFNISPPNCPGDDIFIEIFGFTGGAGSGQEYFYSIDGGLTFQTTFDVPWPIPASTASIIIADDAGCQSTYPINVVFPEPIHADIRVVNASCISLDDGSITISVSGGTPPYSFFFNNDLITTAVVSPIDTGVYYVEITDINGCSVEHEITISTNPIDAMPNDTVICAGEQVQLQAEAPGAVNVQWTPAAGLSSTNQLTTLASPTESITYVLTVEDDEGCLGTDSVQVAVLSGLPCREEWRDTLVIGQSGQWCSVASLFGSPIPYGITELGCGLGYVGPNVDSLGLCIDYRALEPGQDTLCLTICELLDTATCWEAWLYLTVTETLVRPGDTDSSGMADQYDLLNIGLGYGAAGPIRPNASLDWQGQPAPFWPQYTPASGINYRHIDTDGDGLISAADTLALSQNWGLAWEDGEGRPGSPPFQTNADGAPFYLQPDTLIEGATMQLPLILGSEETPAAGVYGLAFSLYFDEAVVQDGSAALLLADSWLGNPAQNLIYMQRLDDAAGRIDVGITRIDGLDAEGYGPIGDLFITIEDDILALNRGFGREAWFEIRNARLISYQEEPLAVDTPPSVSPVLTSLRDQPLSLKLRLSPNPAGSHFRLSGQLLQLEQVQLLNVIGQPVRSWRRPESGDLFSLQGIAPGLYLVKAQAGAGAGAWWLVVE, from the coding sequence ATGAAATGCGCACTTACGGTATTCAACTTTCTCTTCTCCCTCCTTACAGCCCTGGCTGCAGATAACGGCCCATCTCTGCCTTCTGCTCCGGTTGCCCCGCTCTCTCTGGACACCATTGCCCTGGACACCACCATCTGCGTAGGCGACAGCGTTCAGCTCCATCTGCCCCTGTCCGGCGCCACCGGCATCCAATGGCAGCCGGCCGCCTTCCTCAGTTGCAACGACTGCCCCGATCCGGTAACCGAGCCGCTCTTCGGCGACCAGTTCTTCACCGTCACCGGGCTGGATGGGCAGGGCGCCCCGTTCAGCTATGAGTACAACGTATATTTGCGCAACTACCTCGACTTCGGCCTGCTGCCCTTCTCCAACAGCCCCGTCTGCGAGGGCGACACCCTGGTTTTTGAACCCAACGTATTGGGCGCCCAGTCTTATGCCTGGACCGGGCCCAACCAGGCTGTTTTCTCCACAAATCCCTTCCCCATCATCCCCGATGTCAGCCAGGCCGATGCCGGCTCCTATTCTCTGGACCTGATCGACGACCTGGGCTGCGAGGCCGGCGCTACCTTCGACGTGCAGGTGTTCCCTTCTTTTACGGTCAACATCAACGCCACCCCCGCCAGCTGCAACGGCCTGTGCAACGGATCCGTAAGCCTGGCCATCAGCGGCGGCACGCCGCCCTACCTGGTGAGCTGGGACGAGGGGCTCAACTGGAGCGCCGACACTGAGCTTGCCGGCCTTTGCACCGGCACATACGCAGTCTGGGTAATGGATGAGAACTGCCTGCAAAAGCTGGAGGCTACCATCGAAGAAGCCAACCCGCTGGGGGCCAGTTTTAACATCAGTCCGCCCAATTGCCCCGGCGATGACATCTTCATCGAAATCTTCGGCTTCACGGGAGGAGCCGGCAGCGGCCAGGAGTATTTCTACTCCATCGACGGCGGGCTTACCTTTCAGACGACATTCGACGTGCCCTGGCCAATACCGGCCAGTACGGCTTCTATCATCATTGCTGACGATGCAGGATGCCAGAGTACTTACCCCATCAATGTAGTGTTTCCCGAGCCGATACACGCAGATATTCGTGTTGTCAACGCCTCCTGCATTAGCCTGGACGACGGCAGCATTACCATTAGTGTATCCGGAGGGACGCCTCCTTACTCCTTTTTCTTTAATAATGACCTTATCACTACCGCAGTAGTTTCTCCAATAGATACTGGCGTGTATTATGTGGAGATCACAGACATCAACGGCTGCTCCGTCGAACATGAAATCACCATCTCCACCAACCCCATCGACGCCATGCCCAACGACACCGTCATCTGCGCCGGCGAGCAGGTGCAACTACAGGCCGAAGCGCCCGGAGCGGTGAATGTACAATGGACGCCGGCCGCCGGCCTCTCCAGCACCAATCAGCTCACTACCCTGGCCTCCCCCACCGAAAGCATTACCTACGTGCTTACCGTAGAAGACGATGAAGGCTGCCTGGGCACCGACAGCGTGCAGGTGGCCGTGCTGTCCGGCCTGCCCTGCCGGGAGGAGTGGCGCGATACGCTTGTCATTGGCCAGTCCGGCCAGTGGTGCAGCGTGGCCAGCCTGTTCGGCTCGCCCATACCCTACGGCATTACGGAGTTGGGATGTGGGTTGGGATATGTCGGCCCCAATGTGGACTCCCTGGGCCTCTGCATAGACTACCGCGCCCTGGAGCCCGGCCAGGACACCCTCTGCCTAACCATCTGCGAACTGCTGGACACTGCCACCTGCTGGGAGGCCTGGCTCTACCTCACCGTCACCGAAACCCTGGTGCGGCCCGGCGATACCGATTCCAGCGGGATGGCGGACCAGTACGACCTGCTCAACATCGGCCTGGGCTACGGCGCTGCCGGCCCCATACGCCCCAACGCCAGCCTCGACTGGCAGGGCCAGCCCGCGCCCTTCTGGCCGCAGTACACCCCCGCTTCCGGCATCAACTACCGCCACATCGACACCGACGGCGACGGGCTGATCTCCGCCGCCGACACCCTGGCCCTGAGCCAGAATTGGGGGCTGGCCTGGGAAGATGGCGAAGGGCGCCCCGGCAGCCCTCCTTTCCAAACCAACGCTGACGGCGCCCCCTTCTACCTTCAACCCGACACCCTCATCGAAGGCGCCACCATGCAGTTGCCCCTGATCCTGGGCAGCGAGGAAACGCCCGCTGCCGGCGTCTACGGGCTGGCCTTCAGCCTCTATTTCGACGAAGCAGTGGTCCAGGACGGCAGTGCCGCCCTGTTGCTGGCCGACTCCTGGCTGGGCAACCCCGCCCAAAACCTGATCTACATGCAGCGGCTGGACGATGCCGCCGGGCGCATCGACGTGGGCATCACCCGCATCGACGGCCTCGATGCCGAAGGCTACGGCCCCATCGGCGACCTGTTCATCACCATCGAGGACGACATCCTGGCCCTGAACCGGGGCTTTGGCCGGGAAGCGTGGTTTGAAATCCGGAACGCGCGCCTCATCAGCTACCAGGAAGAGCCGCTCGCCGTCGACACCCCGCCCTCCGTCTCGCCGGTGCTGACCAGCCTGCGGGATCAGCCGCTTAGCTTAAAGCTCCGGCTCTCCCCCAACCCGGCGGGCAGCCATTTCCGCCTGAGCGGCCAGCTCCTGCAGTTGGAGCAAGTGCAACTGCTGAATGTCATCGGACAGCCGGTGCGGAGCTGGCGCCGGCCGGAAAGCGGAGATTTGTTTTCCCTGCAGGGAATAGCTCCGGGGCTTTATCTGGTGAAGGCGCAGGCAGGCGCCGGCGCCGGCGCGTGGTGGCTGGTGGTGGAGTGA
- a CDS encoding 9-O-acetylesterase produces the protein MQPKTFFTAFIALAFWILASPSIAQLSLPRFFTDHMVLQRDKPIKVWGWAEAGATVTVRLAALETTATAGADGRWEATLPIMGAGGPFTLSVSKDSQTIKLEDVLVGDVWFCSGQSNMYWPVNRSNAAEAEIAAADYPEIRLLTVPSLMDTRLRDDSGFTRWNLCQPATIPYFSAVAYYFGRTLHQELGVPIGLIDATWGGTKIESWMSPFALMDDPELGPVVQSTFGLDLQSTMDSIRQAIVLWENQIDDQDIGLAEAWQAPGAFWEGWEAMNLPIPWEYAGLPGVDGVVWFKKNVELTAEHLSGPLSLSLGPIDDSDITYINGVEVGQTFKAINENRLYPLNPQLLHPGTNTITVRVKDHGYRGGFWGTAQAMALQTSQGPLPLAGEWKYKVGTPDSGTRPEQVNPNALPSVLYNAMVHPFTPMPIRGIAWYQGESNADQPYYYRDRFLSFIYDWRSRWETNDLPFVFVQLPNFRQPFSKPQESGWATLRESQALALSLPKTGMAVAIDLGEPNNIHPGNKQDVGYRLALAARAVAQGEDLVYSGPVYQSSSIENGAILLEFSHIGSGLASVHGREKLRGFAIAGENGRFQWAEAEIVGPNQVRVYSDEVPNPFYVRYAWSDNPGELDLFNAEGLPAAPFRTDTLRVPWQH, from the coding sequence ATGCAGCCAAAAACATTCTTCACTGCCTTTATAGCTCTTGCGTTCTGGATATTGGCAAGCCCAAGCATTGCTCAGCTAAGCCTTCCTCGCTTTTTTACGGACCACATGGTCCTCCAGCGGGATAAACCCATCAAAGTATGGGGATGGGCGGAGGCCGGGGCAACGGTAACCGTACGGCTGGCAGCGCTGGAAACCACAGCCACTGCCGGCGCTGACGGCCGCTGGGAAGCCACCTTGCCCATTATGGGCGCCGGCGGCCCATTTACTTTGTCAGTAAGCAAGGACAGCCAAACGATCAAGCTGGAGGATGTCCTCGTCGGCGATGTCTGGTTCTGTTCCGGCCAATCCAATATGTACTGGCCCGTCAACCGTTCCAACGCCGCCGAAGCGGAAATTGCCGCTGCCGATTATCCGGAAATCCGCCTGCTCACCGTGCCCAGCCTGATGGATACCCGGCTCCGGGACGATTCCGGCTTCACCCGCTGGAATCTCTGCCAGCCGGCTACCATTCCTTATTTCTCGGCTGTTGCCTACTATTTTGGCCGCACCCTGCACCAGGAACTGGGCGTCCCGATCGGGCTGATCGACGCCACCTGGGGAGGCACTAAGATCGAATCCTGGATGAGCCCCTTTGCTCTGATGGACGATCCGGAACTCGGGCCAGTCGTCCAATCAACATTCGGGCTCGACCTCCAGTCTACCATGGACAGCATCCGGCAAGCGATCGTGCTTTGGGAAAACCAGATCGACGATCAGGACATTGGGTTGGCGGAAGCCTGGCAGGCTCCGGGCGCCTTCTGGGAAGGCTGGGAAGCGATGAACCTGCCGATACCCTGGGAATACGCCGGCCTCCCTGGTGTAGATGGGGTGGTATGGTTTAAAAAAAACGTGGAACTGACGGCCGAACATTTATCGGGGCCGCTCAGCCTTAGCCTCGGCCCCATCGACGACTCGGATATCACCTATATCAATGGCGTTGAAGTGGGGCAAACTTTCAAGGCGATCAATGAAAACAGGCTGTATCCGCTGAACCCGCAACTGCTTCATCCAGGAACAAACACCATAACGGTTAGGGTAAAAGACCACGGCTATCGGGGAGGCTTCTGGGGAACCGCCCAGGCCATGGCCCTGCAAACCAGCCAGGGGCCCCTGCCCCTGGCCGGCGAATGGAAATATAAAGTGGGGACGCCTGACTCGGGCACCCGCCCTGAGCAGGTCAACCCCAACGCCCTGCCGTCTGTGCTCTACAATGCCATGGTCCACCCCTTTACCCCCATGCCCATCCGGGGAATCGCCTGGTACCAGGGGGAGAGCAATGCAGACCAACCTTATTATTACCGGGACCGCTTTCTGTCCTTCATCTACGACTGGCGAAGCCGGTGGGAAACCAATGACCTCCCCTTTGTCTTCGTCCAGCTCCCTAATTTCAGGCAGCCCTTTTCTAAACCGCAGGAAAGTGGCTGGGCTACCTTGCGGGAATCCCAGGCGCTGGCGCTGTCTCTTCCCAAAACCGGCATGGCGGTGGCTATCGACCTGGGCGAACCCAATAATATCCATCCGGGCAACAAACAGGATGTGGGCTACCGCCTTGCCCTGGCCGCCCGGGCAGTAGCCCAGGGCGAGGACCTGGTGTACAGCGGCCCGGTTTACCAATCCTCCAGTATTGAGAATGGCGCTATCCTGCTGGAATTCAGCCACATCGGGAGCGGCCTGGCCAGCGTCCACGGGAGGGAGAAACTGCGGGGCTTCGCCATCGCCGGAGAGAATGGAAGGTTTCAGTGGGCCGAAGCCGAGATCGTAGGCCCCAACCAGGTACGCGTCTACAGCGATGAGGTTCCCAACCCTTTTTACGTGCGTTACGCCTGGTCCGATAACCCCGGCGAGCTGGACCTCTTCAATGCCGAAGGCCTGCCCGCGGCGCCGTTCCGGACGGATACGCTGCGCGTGCCCTGGCAGCACTGA
- a CDS encoding class I SAM-dependent RNA methyltransferase codes for MKLIAKTMAGLEPVLAEELKQLGAAAIEPLNRAVYFEGDLRVLYRANLELRTALRILKPIHSFKVRDEQGLYRKIFDIDWRQYMGVNDTLAVDAAVNSPHFNHSKYIALKTKDAIVDRFRKEEGRRPDVSLHRPTLRVNVHIFQEECTVSLDSSEESLHKRGYRVEALEAPINEVLAAGMVLLTGWQRDCAFIDPMCGSGTILIEAATYACNRAPQLQREYFGFIKWPDYDEGLWADLLADARQRVTPFGHGLYGYDMDFKAMRIANHNAFAAGLEGQVEIARQRFERLEPPAEEGLIVMNPPYDERLAKTDIEAFYQMIGDRLKQAFAGYEAWIISSNQQAMKKIGLRPSRKMALYNGALECKFHQYQLYSGSRKQKKEDHES; via the coding sequence ATGAAGCTTATTGCCAAAACCATGGCGGGCCTGGAGCCCGTCCTGGCAGAAGAACTGAAACAACTGGGGGCGGCGGCGATCGAACCCCTCAACCGCGCTGTGTACTTCGAAGGAGATTTGCGGGTGCTGTACCGCGCCAACCTGGAGCTGCGCACTGCCCTGCGCATTCTCAAGCCCATTCATTCCTTTAAGGTGCGCGACGAACAAGGCCTGTATCGCAAGATTTTCGACATCGACTGGCGGCAGTACATGGGGGTGAATGACACCCTGGCGGTGGACGCGGCGGTCAACTCGCCCCATTTCAACCACTCCAAATACATAGCGCTGAAAACCAAGGACGCTATCGTCGACCGCTTCCGCAAGGAGGAGGGGCGCAGGCCCGACGTTTCCCTGCACCGCCCTACGCTGCGGGTCAACGTGCACATCTTTCAGGAAGAATGCACCGTGTCGCTCGACAGCTCTGAGGAGTCGCTGCACAAGCGGGGCTACCGGGTGGAGGCCCTGGAGGCGCCCATCAACGAGGTGCTGGCCGCCGGCATGGTCCTGCTGACGGGCTGGCAGCGCGATTGCGCTTTCATCGACCCCATGTGCGGCTCGGGCACCATTCTGATCGAGGCGGCTACCTACGCCTGCAACCGGGCGCCGCAACTGCAGCGCGAGTATTTTGGTTTTATTAAATGGCCGGACTACGACGAGGGCCTCTGGGCCGACCTGCTCGCCGACGCCCGCCAGCGGGTGACGCCCTTCGGGCATGGCCTCTACGGCTACGACATGGATTTCAAAGCCATGCGGATCGCCAACCACAATGCCTTCGCCGCCGGCCTGGAAGGGCAGGTGGAAATAGCCCGCCAGCGCTTCGAACGGCTGGAGCCGCCGGCGGAAGAAGGGCTCATCGTGATGAACCCGCCCTACGACGAACGCCTGGCAAAAACAGACATCGAAGCATTCTACCAGATGATCGGCGACCGCCTCAAGCAGGCCTTTGCCGGCTACGAGGCCTGGATCATCTCCTCCAACCAGCAGGCTATGAAAAAAATAGGCTTGCGGCCTTCCCGGAAAATGGCGCTCTACAACGGAGCGCTGGAATGCAAATTTCATCAGTATCAGTTGTACAGCGGAAGCCGCAAACAGAAAAAGGAAGATCATGAAAGTTGA